GAGCGGCCTGGGGGGCACCAGGGGTcactgggggacactgggggcaACACACAAGGAGGGGGTGCCCCAAGGGttgcagggctgtccccaggatGGAAGGAGCCCAAAGATGGAGGTATCTCGGGAATCCAGAGAGTGTCCTGGGGATTGAGGGTCCCCAAATCCCAAGATGGGGCACCCTGGGacaggggtgacactgggggtgAGGGGGCCCAGACAACTGGGGGTGTTTCTGGGAACTGGGGGTTGTGTCCCGGGCACTGGGGGTTGTCTGAAGGACGGGGGGTGAGCTCTGGGGTGCTTTTGGGGTGCCCCCTCACCATCGCCCGCCGTAGCTCTCGGCCAGCACGGCCACCATGCGCTCCACGGAGCCCAGCACGGCCCGATGGATCAGCACCGGCCGCGCCGGGCTCccgctggggctggggggaaacGTGGTCAGGAGGACCCCTTGCACCAGTCCTGAtagcccccaaatccccaatcCTGCCTTCCCCATCCCAATCCTGACACTCCCCAAAATCCTGACCCCCCCAGCGCCATTTCTGCCCCTCCACCCCAATCCCGACCCCACTCCCAGCCCCCAATTCCACCCTCCCTAATCCCaatcctgctcccccagccccaacCCCGATCCCCCCACAGAAATCCTGAACCCCAGCCCAATCCTGGCCCCCACAAATCCCGACCTCCTCCCAGCCCCGtttttccccctccaccccAATCCTgaccccccccagcccccatTCCACCCTCCCGATCCTGACATTCCCCAATCCCaatcctgctcccccagccccaacCTTGATCCCCCCACAACAATCCTGAACCCCAGCCCAATCCTGACCCCCACAAATCCCCCAATCCTCCCCCCCTCCCAATACCTGGCATATTCCAGCTCGAATCTCTCGGGCatctggaaatccagctggatGGTGCCACACTGGTGGTGCCtgcccagagcatccctgaTCCGGATATCGATCTGTTGGGAATCAGGGGGAGCGGAGGCTCCAGCAGGGTCCCGGTTTGTCCCCTGCAGGGATCCCCCCTCCCCAGAATGCCTCACCTTGGGCCCATAAAAGGCGCCGTCCCCCGggctcagctcccagggctgcccgAAATTCTTCAGGCTccgctccagctgctgcaggggtgggtcgggaggctcaggggggcaCGGCTCAGGGGGCGCGGCACACAGGGGGGCATCATCCCACCTGCTCGGCACGATCCCAAGTTTCGGGGTCCCCCAGGAATCCATCGGGACGCGTGGCCAGGGCCAGGCGGAAGGAGAAGCCCAGGACGGCGTAAACGGCGCGGATGAAATCCAGGGAGGAATCGATCTCGCTCTCCAGCTGCCAAAAGGGGGGTCAGGGGGGCAGGACACACATTCTGGGGGGGACAAGGAGGGGTCAGGGGGACAGGCACCTGCTCCAGAGTGCAGAAAATGTGGGCGTCATCCTGCTGGAAGCGCCGGACCCGCGTCAGGCCTGTCAGGGTCCCGGGGGGCTCGTTGCGGTGCAGCACCCCGAAATCCGCCAGGCGCAGGGGCAGCTCCCGCCAGGAGCGCGGCCGGTGGGCGAACATCAGGCTGGGGACGGACGGACAGACAGACGGGCTGCCCCCAAGAGCCCCCCCAGGGGCACCCCAGGGCCACCCGACTCACCAGTGGGCCGGGCAGTTCATGGGTTTGAGGGAGAGGGTCTCCGGGGTGGCAGGGACGGAGAAGATGTGGGGGCTGTAGTGCTGCCAGTGGCCCGAGAGCTCCCAGAGGCGGGGGCTGAACAGGTTGGGGGTCACCACCTCGCTGAAGCCCCGCGCCCGGTACTCGCtctgcggggacagggacagcgcaGCACGCCAGCTCAGCCCCACGCGGCGCGCTGCAGGGACCgggaggggagagctgggggggcACGGTGGGCAGAGGGGTCTGGGGGATGCGAGGGGATGGATGGGGTGCAGTGGGGTCTGTGGGGGGCACACGGGGTGCAGTGGGGTCTGTGGGGGGCACAGCGGTGCCCGCCTGTGGTGGGGATGGGGTGCAGTGGGGTCTGTGGGGGCACAGCGGTGCCCGTCTGTGGTGGGGATGGGGTGGCAGGCAGATGATGGGGATGGGGTGCAGTGGGGTCTGTGGGGGCACATGGGGTGCAGGGGGGTCTGTGGGGGGCTCATTGGTGCCCGGCTGTGGTGGGGATGGGGTGGCAGGGAGATGGTGGGGATGGAGTGCAGTGGGGTCTGTGGGGGGCACACGGGGTGCAGTGGGGTCTGTGGGGGGCACAAGGGGTGCAGTGGGGTCTGTGGGGGGCTCAGTGGTGCCCGGCTGTGGTGGGGATGGGGTGGCAGGGAGATGATGGGGATGGGGTGCAGTGGGGTCTGTGGGGGGCACATGGGGTGCAGTGGGGTCTGTGGGGGGCACAGCGGTGCCCGGCCGTGGTGGGGATGGGGTGGCAGGGAGATGATGGGGATGGGGTGCAGTGGGGTCTGTGGGGGGCACAGCGGTGCCCAGCCGTGGTGGGGATGGGGTGCAGTGGGGTCTGTGGGGGGCACACGGGGTGCAGTGGGGTCTGTGGGGGGCACAGCGGTGCCCGGCCGTGGTGGGGATGGGGTGGCAGGCAGATGATGGGGATGGGGTGCAGTGGGGTCTGTGGGGGGCACACGGGGTGCAGTGGGGTCTGTGGGGGGCACACGGGGTGCAGTGGGGTCTGTGGGGGGCACAGCGGTGCCTGGCCGTGGTGGGGATGGCGTGGCAGGCAGATGATGGGGGTCGTACCCGGATGAACTCCACCAGGGTGTTGTAGACGTGGGCACCGCGGGGCAGGAagaagcagctgccagggctgaacTTGTGGAAGAAGAAGAGCTCCtgatcctgcagcagggagggcgTCACCGGGGGGATCCCCGTGGCCGTCAGGGACCCCCCAggcccctggcagggctcaccTTGCCGATGCGGCGGTGGTCCCGCTGAGCCGCCTCCTCCTGTGCCCGCTGCCACCgctccagctcctgggcactGGGGAAGGCCACGGCGGCCACACGCTGCAGGGActgtcccccagctcccccccaCAGCGCAGCCGAGCTCTGAGGGCGCAGGGGGACATCAGAGGGGCACCGGGGACCCCACCCAACAGCAGGGGAGGGCACGGGGACCCCCACCCGGCACCCACCGTGAGCACCCGCAGGGCTCCGATCAGCCCCGTGTGCCGGAGCAGGGGCCcgtggcacagctggagcagggggccACACCTGAGGGAGGAACGGACAGATGTGGGGACAGCTGCGGTGACCCGCGGCCGCCCCACGTCCCCTCTGCTCACCTGTAGACCGTGGCCGTGGGGGATGTCACCTCCtcgagctgctgcagctggaaggcGTTGTGCTGAGGAGGGACAATGAGGTGGGTGACGGTGACAATGGTGGGCTTGGGGACATTAGAGGCGTGACACCGAGGGGGAAGTGACACTGCGCTGGGGCGAAGGACCAAGGTGGTGACAGGTAATACCAAGGGGGGGTGACACTGGGTGACACTGAGCATCACCTTGGCTGATGAGCCCAGCCAGGAgggtcccagtgtccccaggctggcctGCCATGACACTCTGGGGAGGGGGACACACCttgagcagctcagccagctgctggcgGGTGGCCTCGAGGCGCTCGAAGCGGTGCCGGGCCCGGGCGAACGTGGCACAGGCCTCCTCCAGCAGCGGCAGCTCCGCGCTCTGCACCGTCCTGCGGGCACGGGGACACGTTGGGGACACGCCGGGGACACCCCAGGgaccctgcagcacctgcccagcccTACCTGGTGCCCATGTGCACGTCGCAGAAGAAGCCGTCCTCGGTGGCCTGGGTGCTGCAAAGCGTGGCCCCGAAAATCTGCTCTGCCACCGCGCCCAGGACGCAGGCGCCGGAGCGCCAGAAAGCCtggggggacagcggggacattggggacacgggggacaggggctgtgaggggagcagggcaccCCAGGCCCCCGGGCTCACCTCCCGCCCCTCGGGCGTGGAGAAGTCGAGCAGCTCCAAGTCGGTGTCACCTTCCAGCGGCTGGTCCAGGTCCTGGAGGGTCCCATTCACCCGGGCCACCAGGGCCACCTCGGCCAGGCCAGCCCTACAGGGACACCACAGACCCCGTGGGGACCCGATAAACCCTGCGGGGATCACGGAGACACAgcaggaaccccaaaaaccttGTGGGGACCACGGGGACATTGTGGAGACCCTGTGAACCTCGTGGGGACTCCGTGGGGATCGTGGGGACCATGGGGACACAGTAGGAACCCCATGAACCTTGTGGGGACCACAGGGACATTGTGGAGACCCTGAAGACTTTGTGGGGACTCTGTGGGGATCATGGGGACACAGaaggaaccccaaaaaccttGTGGGGACCACGGGGACATTGTGGAGATCCCGAGAACCTCGTGGTGACTCTGTGGGGATCATGGGGACCACGGGGACACTGCAGACCCTGCGGGGACACCCTGAGGGGTTTGGGAACCTTGCCAGGACACCGCAGGGACCCCGGGGACAGCGCGGGAAGCCCTCGGGCCGTACCCGAGCTCCGTGGCCACCTGGAACGGGGTGGTTTGCAGGGCCCGGCCGGGCAGGCGGCGCCCGCCGGGCAGCGCGATGCGGATCGGGGTCCCCGGGGGGAGgcggccgctcccggccccgccacCGGCCCCATCCCCGGGCCCGTCCCagcgctccgccgccgccgcccgcagccGCTGGAAGAGCCGGAGGCGCTCGGGGTCCGGCCCGGACACCTGGGGACGGGGATCACCGCGGGGTCACCGGGTCGCCCTCGGCGGCCAGCGGGGCTGCGGGCCCGGGGGGAACGGGCGCGGGTGGCGCGGGGGTCCCGTGGGGCGGGAGGAGGGATgaggggtcccgggggtcccgAGCGCACCCGGTGTCGCCGCGGGGCTCCCGCCAGCAGCAGCCGCGAACCGGCCCGCGCCGACATGGCCGAGGCTCCGCCCGTTCCGCCGGAACCGGGGACAGAACGGGGGCGGGCCTCCGCGGCCCCCCCGCGGGAGCCGCGTTGGATTCGCCCGCCCGTGCGGCAGCGCCGCAGGCAGGACGGAACCATGGAGGGGGCGGGGGTGTCCGGAGCGCACGCGAGAAAGAACGGAGCCGCCAAGGGCTGGTTTGGTAGTTTTTATGCAGATCCTGAAGCCCACACCGCTATCAAACAGGTACGATGGAGGCAActaaaaaccaacagaaaaaataattaaaataaatcaagtaAAATCCCAACTTCATATAAAAGCCGCGGGGGCGGCCCTGGGTGTAGGGGGGACCCCTCTGAGCCCCCCGGCAGGCTCCGGCTGCGTGTGGTGAGCGACCCCAGAGGGAATTAAAAAGTGATTGCTATATACACACACGTAGAAAGTCAACAGTGATCCcggggggaaaaacaaaacgAAACAGAAAATCCAAAGATCCCCAAACGAACCCAAACCCAAGCACAGTCTTCCCAAGCAGGGGGGGACACGCTTGGGCCTTCTCGCTGCCAGTCCCGTGGAGCTCCAGGCGGGTTTGGGTGGGTTCCTCGAccctttttttgccttgttttggtgcttttggcagacaggaggagcagggggggtctcccctccctgcagcagcaatttGGGGATGGGCTGGAAACCAACACCCCAAGACCACTCAGCGCTCCTCTCGAAGCTTTCggagtttttcctttttttttaattttttttttgtcttaactCTTTCAACTACTACTGAAGGTTTTATTTAACAGCAACGTGGCTTCTTCTCGTTAAAACATTGGTTTGTGTCTGTTTTCTTGTCTCACCCAATGCTGGGGGTGGGGCGGGGCTGGGGCTAGAACCAACCGAAAAGTACAGAACATTTAATTTAGGAGAAGGTTACAGGGGTCGttgagggaaggaaaaaaagaaaaaaaaaaagaaaaaaaaagaaaaaaaagaaaagaaatgaaagggcagccccgggagctgcaTCAGTACCggggagggaagaaggggcGCTTGGGGGTGAAGAAGGGAGCCCCTCCTCTTCCGAAGGGTGGCCGCGGCCGTTTCAGGCTCTGGAAGGGGTCTCTGCCGCCGAAGGGCTCCCGCGGGCGGAACTCGGCGCGGGGCGTGCGGAGCAGGAcggagccgcggccgccggggTCCCGGTGGGCCGGGGGGCCCAGGCCGCGCGCGGCCCCCAGCTGCTCCCGGGCCAGGGCCCCGGGCTCCCGCGAGCGGGGCAGGGGGTCCCGCGGCTGCGCCCCCCCGAAGTGCTCCTTCAGCGTCCCTTGCATCGTACCGTGCTCCTTGGGGAAGGCGCCGGCGCCGTGCTCcagcgggggcggcgcggggaaGGGGACCCCGCCGTGCTCCCCGGCCGGCGGCGGCTGCGCGGGGAAGGGGACGCCGGCGTGCTCGCCGGGCaccgggggcggcgggggcgtGGGGAACGGGACCCCCGCGTGCTCCACCGAGGGGGGCGGCGGGACGCCGTGGGGcagcgggagcggcgcgggAGTTTCCTTGGAGAAGGGGTTGGCGTGATCCACCGACGGCATGCGGGGAGGGACCGAGTGATCCCTCGGGAAGAGGCCGCCGTGGTCCTtggcgggggcgggcgggggcacGGCGGGCGGCCCCACCGGGTCCCGCGGGAAGGGGGTCCCGTGCTCCAGGGGAGGCGGCGcgaggggcggcggcggcaggtGGTGCTCGAAGGCGGAGCTGAAGTTGTTCGTTCGGAAGTTGTTGACGCTCTCCGGGAAGGGCGGCACGTGCTCCTTGTAGGGCGCGGGGAAGCCGCCCATGCCGGGCAGCTCCGAGGAGCCCGAGGGGCCGTTGTCGAaggcgctcccgccgccgctcaGCTCGAACCAGCCCGCCCGGCTCCCCTCGCGCCCGTGGCCCCGGCTGCCCTTGCCCAGCACGCGGATGGACTCCACGGTCTGGATGGGCTCCCCCGACATGCCCCGGCTCGAGGCGTTGTGGTAGCCCAGCGTCTCGATGGGGGCCCCCTTCTCCTCGGTGCTGTcgggcagctccaggcaggaggaggagacgCGGGTCTCGATGCGGTAGTGCTCCTCCGGCGGCTGCGGCTCGCCCTTCACGGCCCCGGACAAGCTCCCCGCCTCACCGGAGCCGCTTTTGGGAATCTGCCCAAAATGCTTCTCCTCGGAGGGCTTCCGGGAAGCGTTTTTGAGCATGTTCTTGAACTCGATGGTGGACGTGGCGGAGATGGAGGAACCCAAGGGTTTgtccccgcccgccgcgggcGGTCGGCTggcggggctggggagggcGTTCTGGGGAGAGAAGAGCGAGCGGTGGGGAAGCGCGTGGGGCGAGTCCGAGTACTGCTTCTGCGGGAGGCCGGGCTTGGGCAGGGCGCTGTGGTTGGAGTCCGGCGTGAAGAACACGTCGTTCTTGCTGGGCGACGGGGACCCGTCCGAGGCAGAGTCCTTCCCCCTGCGGCCGTAGCTCCCAAACATCCCCGGGGACGAGGCCAGCGCGTCGCAGCTCTCGCTCTGATCCAGGATGGACCTCATGGCCGGGGGGAAGGACGGCTTCACGCCGAACTCCTGCGACCGCTGCCCGTAGCTGGACAGCACCGGCTGGTACTCCGCAGAATCGGGGAGTTTACTCGATTTCAGGATAGACTTGACCGGCTTCTTCTCCAGGTTCAGCATGGCCGAGGGCGGTGGCCCGGAGTAGTCGAAGTCACGGTAATCCTCGTCTTCTTGGAAAGATGTATCTGGGTAAAACTTCTCCTGGGAGGAGTCCATCAAGGAGGAGGACATTTCCCTGCTGTCCACAGGTGGCTTGTAGAGGCTGGCCGGGGACTCTCTGCCAAGGCCAAAGGGCCGGTAGCCGTGCACGGAACTGGGAAGTTCTTGGGAATATCCATCATCCCGGCCCTGCAGAGGCGaccttgtgctgctgggagtTGAAGAACCGGGGCTCATGATTTTTGACAGCAGGGAGATCGTGTCGACGTTGCTCGACGTTGGCTTGTCCATCATCTCGTCCTGGGTGGGCGTCCCGCTGCGCTCGTCGCGCACCGGCGTCCCGTCCACATTGTCCATGGAAGTGCTGGTGGGACCACGCTGGAAGTCAGAAGCGTGACTCTCCGTTGCCATGCTGGACCCCAGGCTGCTGAGGATGGGAATATTCAAGTTCAGGCCACTGAAGCCAGGATTTCCCTTCAGGAAATTGTGTATCTTCATCTCCAAGCTGGGAGAAGGGGGTTCCGATTCCAGCTTGGCTTTTGAAATTTCAGAGGATTGACCCAGTGAGGTTTCTGTTGGCAAAAGGGAGGAAGGACTGGTAGGGTGGGAACTGGAAAATCCCAGGGAATTAGTTGGTGGCTTAAAACCAGAGCTTGACAGTGCTGGGGTGTGTCCGACGGGAGCCTTATTGACCGAAGTGGAGGAAACCTCTGCGGTGGTAGAGTTTGGAGAATAACCAAAACTTTTGGCTATGAAGGACTGTGGATTGGAAGGAGCGTTCCTCCCCTTCAAGCACGGCACAGTTGTGTTGGCTGGCGATGCCGAGGTGCTCTGCGAGGCAGGTTCTCCTGACTGAACGGTGTTTCCAGCCACGCTCTGCAGCAAGGACGACAGCCCTGGAAAACAGAACTGCTGCATCAGCTACTGAGGGCAAGGGGCAAATCACCCCAAGCCACCGCCATGGGAAAGGCTCCTGTGTGGGCACTTTACACCCCCCAGCCTCCAGCCATGAAGAGGACTGGGTTTTGCTGCACTGACACTAACACCCAGTGAGGTGCAACATTCCGCCAGAGGCTTGGATTGATCTGCAAATACAAATTACACCATCACGTCAGGTGGGTAGGAACTCGTCCTGGTCTGCAGCCAGGAGTGGGAAAACCTGCCCTGCCGGCCAGGTGACCGTGGCAaggtgccagagcaggagcagaacctCCTGGTCTCCTGTCCCGCTCAGGGAATGTTCCAGATACGTGCAACTCGGCCACAGCACAAGCAGGAAGTACAGGGAAGTGACAGATCTTGCTGGCCCGTGACACCTGTGCTACCTGAGAAGGACCATTCACACGTGCCAGAGACGTAAAACATTCCAGTGAAGCTTTCCTCCCTCTGTTCTCACTTTAGGACAAGCAGAGCAGCACGTTTCAGCCCGGCCACTGCCCTCAGACACATGCCAGCcctcccccagcacccaccccaGTACCTTGCAGCGCTGGCGCCGTCTGAGTCTGGGTTTTGGAGAGAGCTGACAAAATGCTTTCCGGAGTTATCTCAACTTTGGAGAGAATATTTGCTAATGGATTCGAAGGAGCAGACGGGGTTCCCAGGACAGGAGTCTTCAGGCCACTGGTGAGAGCTGAGGGGCTGGTCGGGGTCCCTGGCGAAGGTCTCGAGGCGGGACTcacacctggggcaggagcacacaccactcacctgtgctgctctggcaaCACATGTGCTTCTCACTCAGGTTTTCCACAAGGACAACAGACCCAACCAGACCTCTGAGAGCAGTAACTCACGTTTATTTTGAGACCAATTAAAGCTTTAATGATCACCCAGCTCCGTTAGTGCCCGTGGCCTGACTCAGCACTCACCTGTGCTCTTCATCACCGACGTCAAACTGCTCAGGATGGAGCTGATCTTGGCCAGGTCCACGTTGGCCAGGTTGGGTAAGGCAAGTGCTGGTGCCAGGGGGATGGCAGCTGTGCTCACCACCTTTGGAGCTGGGGGGgttggaggggctggggctggtgtggCCACTGTCCCCGGGGCTGTGGCAGCCGCAGCAGCCGACAGCACCGCTTTGGGGACGCTCTCGGTCTTGGTgggggccggggctggagcagcctgtttgtccttcctctcctccactgcagcagagaggggaaaacaaaagcagaaaggtcACTCAGTCCCCTCAAAAAGACTCAAGGAACATCAATTCTAATTCCCACAGATGTAAAAACATCTTTGAAAAGTGTTTTGGGAGATGGAAGTGATCCCAGTGGGAGTGGGACTTCCCTGCCAGGAGACTCAAACCctacagccccagcacaggctctgtGCCTCCTCCACAACCCAAATgaagctgggaaaggctggtTTGTCCTCCGATTCCCACAGGACAATCACATACCAATGATTTTAGATGTATCATCCTCCACATCAGAGAGCTCCATGTCTTCCACGTCACGATTATCTGTTGCAGGCTCTGGAGAAACCATCTTACGGCCTCCAGCGGCTGGAGAGCGGGTGCTGTTCTCCTCCCCCATGCCCTGGAAAGGGGACTCAGAGCCCGTTGGAGATGGAGCATCCATGCTGGGAGAAGGGACAGGAGACTCCTCGGGATCAGGAAGGGTTGCTTTCAGCTGGTCCAGCTTTTTCTTCAGATTGCTCACTCGGTTAGCAAATGTTTTATAGGCCTAAGGAGGGAAGAACACTGGACTGGGGATCTTTCATGCCTCAGTCACTTCCTCAAGGAAGCAACACACAGCCTGAGAAAACCAATTCCAAACCCCTGGACCCTGCAGTGGTAAGAACGTGGCTTCTCCATGGGACTCACAGGGCAACGATCACAAAAAGTGGGGAGGATAAAACCTTTTTTCCACtgatttaaaacaatttttataaCCCCCCCCGATATTTTAACAAATGTGTTCTGCCCGTTTGGGGCTtttggcaggggctggagggtgTTGGTTGTTTTTATAACACTTTACTACTGTCCTTTCTTTGCTTGTCTAGTTCTCACATAAATCCCAAGTTTCCAGAATTCAGGATTTGTCACACTAACTGTAATTTTGCCCTGTTTAAGAATCCAGAGGGGTATCCAACATTCCAgcaacacacacagagcttccAACTGCTGGATTTTGAGAGCATATCCTTGTCCTGCCCAAATTCTCCATTCTGCTCGCTTTGGAAACCCCCCTTACACCAACCCCACCAACTTTTTAATTTGGGAATAGAGAGATGAGGCATTTTCCAGGCTCTGAGATGCCCAGTGAACACAGGGAGATGCTGTTCCACCCGTGGAGGATCCAGAAAAGGCACACTTACATTTGCCACCACCTTGACTTCTTTGTACTGTGCCTCGTAGAATATCCCGGCGTTCTCCAGCGCCTCGGTGAGCGAGGGGCCGTTCTTCACTTGCTTGTCCAAGCCATTGACAAACTCCTCCAGCTTTGAACTTGCCTCTTCAAACTCCTTGGAGAACTTCTTCCCTCCTGTTTTATCTGCAGGGAGATGAACACCATGGAAATGAGTCAAACCACAGAAGTGTGGCCTcgatggcagcagctgggattttgggacagTGCAGCTGCACGCTCCCAGACCACCCTGCTCATCCACTGGGATCTGGCAAGGGATGACCagggcctggctgctggcagagttTTCAGACAGTCATTCACTTGGTCTGAGCTCTGCACCTGAAACTTTCCATAGAAATTCAAATTAACCCAGATTTTTGGCTCCTGATTGCTGGTTCTTAACCTCACTCTGAAATTCTGGCATTTTCCAGACATAAATTCAGGCATTTCCCATCTCGACAGAACTGAAGAGCTCCCACAACACCTTCGGTGCCCTCAGGGCTTTACCTTTCAAGCACTTGAGTGTCTCAGTGCTGCAGACATCCACCCTCATGGTGGaaagctgcttctccttcagctctATCTGATCCTCTGAGCGTTTGTACAACAGCAGCTCATCAATGAGGGACTGGGgctggaaaaaagcaaacaggaaaagcCTCCTCATCACATTCCAGGGAACAGaagccctgcctctgctctggttCCAGACTGCTACCAAGCAAGAGCTAACCCAGGAACCACGTGGAGCCTGGGATTTTCAACCTCAAATCTCCCAGTGAGCAAACCTGGGCTCAGGCAGGAGCACAATTCCACAGATCTCCTGGTTATGAGCAGGGACAGgtcttttttatttacttccCATTCCACTCCACAGGTGCCTGTGCATTTCATGAACATGTCCCACTCTGTCAGGAGACTGAATTTAGACCAATTTCTTGCCACCAACTCCTCAGCCACCTCAAACTCCTCTTCACAAGGATGTCCTGAGCTTGCCCATGTCAGCCCCAATGTTACAGGTGGCTCTTGGGCCTGGGGTCACCCCACATGCAAACCCCGAGGTGGGGGTCAGTGCCATGGGTCACTTCCACTCACAGACTTACTCGAAATTCAGCAACAATCTTGGACTTCAGAGCAGCTTTCGGGTTGGTGGAGGCTGTGGGGATAGAGGAAAATCGTGAAGAAATTAAGGAACTGCATCCCCATGGAGAGTCAGTCAAAAAAGGCAGCCTTATAAAAGATATTTGAAGATCATTTCATGTGTTACCCATCACATCCTCCCCTCCATGCATGTGTCCCTCAGCGCTCCGGGCTCCTGGCAGCtcatggggacagggacacgcaCAGAGCTCAACAAGtgacactgctgctttttaacATGCTCTGAACATTTCCTGGGCACACCTCTTCCTCAGGAAGACAAGTCTCTGCAAGGTCAATCTAACAGCCTCATCCAAGGAGTCGCACCTCTCTGCGAGGAAGGGAATGTTATTCCCCAAGTGCCAGACCTGGAGCTGACATGGAGCCCAGGTTTCCTGTGGGCAGGGCTTCCCTAGGGCACTTCCTAGGTCTGACCATGCTCAGAGCCTTAACCTCTGTCCCACCTGGTTACAGGGTGGGGGGATGAGTCCTGCTGGCAAGAGACTGAATCCATCAGATTCTGGACAAAAcaggagaaacaggaaagaagaaatgagCTGATGAGAAGCAGAGCACTAAACCCTCCATCCACGCTGGATACAGCCCAGTTCTGACTGGGAAAGCAGCTTCTGCTGTTAGGCACAGTAATAAACACTCCCAActcttttaaaaacttctgcTGTCACCCTGTGCCACTCGTCACACCTGATGTCCCACATGTCACACATCACACCCATGTCTCACTCATCACACCTGACATCTCACCACCTCTGTGGGGACCACTCAGGGTCTTGGTGCAACGTGAGATCATTAAGGTCACTCTGTTCTAGTAAATTCTCTCCTGCTGGTCCGGGCTCTGGACTGTCACATGTCACATCCTgcccctgcactgccagctccaggttcctcctcccagcccagcctgctaGGGCAGGAGTTCCTGAGCACGAATGGAAtgtccatctcctcctcctctctttctcctctccatctctgACCAGTGTAAGAGCAGTTTCCAAGAGGTTCCACcagctctctcctctcctgtccACGACC
This window of the Motacilla alba alba isolate MOTALB_02 chromosome 25, Motacilla_alba_V1.0_pri, whole genome shotgun sequence genome carries:
- the TARS2 gene encoding threonine--tRNA ligase, mitochondrial isoform X2, whose product is MSARAGSRLLLAGAPRRHRVSGPDPERLRLFQRLRAAAAERWDGPGDGAGGGAGSGRLPPGTPIRIALPGGRRLPGRALQTTPFQVATELGAGLAEVALVARVNGTLQDLDQPLEGDTDLELLDFSTPEGREAFWRSGACVLGAVAEQIFGATLCSTQATEDGFFCDVHMGTRTVQSAELPLLEEACATFARARHRFERLEATRQQLAELLKHNAFQLQQLEEVTSPTATVYRCGPLLQLCHGPLLRHTGLIGALRVLTSSAALWGGAGGQSLQRVAAVAFPSAQELERWQRAQEEAAQRDHRRIGKDQELFFFHKFSPGSCFFLPRGAHVYNTLVEFIRSEYRARGFSEVVTPNLFSPRLWELSGHWQHYSPHIFSVPATPETLSLKPMNCPAHCLMFAHRPRSWRELPLRLADFGVLHRNEPPGTLTGLTRVRRFQQDDAHIFCTLEQLESEIDSSLDFIRAVYAVLGFSFRLALATRPDGFLGDPETWDRAEQQLERSLKNFGQPWELSPGDGAFYGPKIDIRIRDALGRHHQCGTIQLDFQMPERFELEYASPSGSPARPVLIHRAVLGSVERMVAVLAESYGGRCVPQ
- the TARS2 gene encoding threonine--tRNA ligase, mitochondrial isoform X1 encodes the protein MSARAGSRLLLAGAPRRHRVSGPDPERLRLFQRLRAAAAERWDGPGDGAGGGAGSGRLPPGTPIRIALPGGRRLPGRALQTTPFQVATELGAGLAEVALVARVNGTLQDLDQPLEGDTDLELLDFSTPEGREAFWRSGACVLGAVAEQIFGATLCSTQATEDGFFCDVHMGTRTVQSAELPLLEEACATFARARHRFERLEATRQQLAELLKHNAFQLQQLEEVTSPTATVYRCGPLLQLCHGPLLRHTGLIGALRVLTSSAALWGGAGGQSLQRVAAVAFPSAQELERWQRAQEEAAQRDHRRIGKDQELFFFHKFSPGSCFFLPRGAHVYNTLVEFIRSEYRARGFSEVVTPNLFSPRLWELSGHWQHYSPHIFSVPATPETLSLKPMNCPAHCLMFAHRPRSWRELPLRLADFGVLHRNEPPGTLTGLTRVRRFQQDDAHIFCTLEQLESEIDSSLDFIRAVYAVLGFSFRLALATRPDGFLGDPETWDRAEQQLERSLKNFGQPWELSPGDGAFYGPKIDIRIRDALGRHHQCGTIQLDFQMPERFELEYASPSGSPARPVLIHRAVLGSVERMVAVLAESYGGRWPLWLSPLQAMVIPQTPEVEDYAREVQAVLRRGGLLADLDGDPGTTLARKIRRAQLAHYNFQLVVGRRERQRGTVSVRSRENRQLGELELPRLLQRLQELRDGRVPDAEQRF